In Rickettsia endosymbiont of Gonocerus acuteangulatus, the following are encoded in one genomic region:
- the tnpA gene encoding IS200/IS605 family transposase, giving the protein MSKYIHKSHNVTVLLYHMVFPAKYRRAVFDVSVDQVLREICLEIEKRYQIKFLEIGVDEDHVHFLVQSVPTYSVTKIVTTIKSVTARQIFRQCPQVKKQLWGGEFWTDGYFTSTVGKHGNENMIGKYVKNQGKEYQKLHEDHQLAFF; this is encoded by the coding sequence ATGAGCAAATATATACATAAAAGTCATAATGTTACGGTACTGCTGTATCACATGGTATTTCCAGCAAAATATCGCCGAGCAGTGTTTGACGTATCAGTTGATCAAGTATTACGAGAAATATGTTTAGAGATAGAAAAGAGATATCAAATAAAATTTTTAGAAATAGGGGTTGATGAAGATCATGTCCATTTTTTGGTACAATCTGTACCAACCTATAGCGTAACAAAAATAGTAACAACAATTAAAAGTGTTACAGCTCGTCAAATATTTAGACAGTGTCCACAGGTAAAGAAACAATTATGGGGTGGAGAATTTTGGACTGATGGATATTTTACGAGTACGGTAGGTAAGCATGGAAATGAGAATATGATAGGAAAATACGTAAAAAACCAAGGCAAGGAATATCAGAAACTGCATGAGGATCATCAGCTAGCTTTCTTCTAA
- a CDS encoding IS630 family transposase, which translates to MARAYAIELRLRVIKAVEAGIRISKVSKLFNVSRDTIYKWKKLKDKQGTLEAATGYQKGHSHKIKDSESFKEFFKANMNKTSKELAKQWGNIASVTILRQIRKLGYSYKKTHFHPKRDIKLRNEFIAKIQTITKDKLVYLDESGIEDNACKEYGWSIIGQRCYGEKVYQHKFRISMIAGLCNGNLIAPVIFEGNCNTEVFKTYIRDVLITELQPGQTVIMDNINFHKNSKVKELIESVGCTILYLPTYSPDLNPIEHYWFKIKNEIRKVVGDFETFYDAVFNTIKLSVS; encoded by the coding sequence ATGGCACGAGCATATGCAATAGAACTAAGACTAAGAGTTATAAAAGCTGTAGAAGCAGGGATACGAATAAGTAAGGTAAGTAAATTATTTAATGTAAGTCGTGATACTATATATAAATGGAAAAAATTAAAAGATAAGCAAGGTACTTTAGAAGCAGCAACTGGTTATCAGAAAGGACATAGTCATAAGATAAAAGATTCAGAATCTTTTAAAGAATTTTTTAAAGCTAATATGAATAAAACATCAAAGGAGTTAGCAAAGCAATGGGGTAATATTGCATCTGTAACTATTTTAAGACAAATCAGAAAACTTGGCTATAGCTATAAAAAAACTCATTTTCATCCGAAAAGAGATATTAAATTAAGAAATGAATTTATAGCAAAGATACAAACCATCACAAAAGACAAATTAGTATATCTTGATGAATCTGGAATAGAGGATAATGCTTGCAAAGAGTATGGATGGAGCATTATAGGACAAAGGTGTTATGGAGAAAAGGTGTATCAACATAAATTTAGAATAAGTATGATAGCTGGTCTTTGTAATGGTAATCTTATTGCTCCTGTAATATTTGAAGGTAATTGTAATACAGAGGTCTTTAAAACTTATATTAGGGATGTATTAATTACAGAATTACAACCTGGGCAAACCGTTATTATGGATAACATTAATTTTCATAAAAATTCTAAAGTTAAAGAGTTAATTGAATCCGTTGGTTGTACCATATTGTATTTACCAACTTACTCTCCTGATTTAAATCCTATAGAGCATTACTGGTTTAAGATAAAAAATGAAATTAGGAAAGTTGTAGGAGATTTTGAAACATTTTATGATGCTGTTTTTAATACTATTAAATTGTCAGTATCTTAA